The sequence TAAACTATACAACAGCTACAAAAATATATTAAAAATACATCCTTGGATTTCTTTCATAGATATTTCAGGGTTTAAACAAACCACACATGAACTTCAAATTATATCTGGCAGTTATCTGCCTCGCAACTCTAAGCTTCACAGCCTGTAAAGACAAAGCCAAAGAAGAGGTTTCACAAACCTTTGTACTTTCTGATACTATGCTCAAACGTTGTGAATTTACCAAAGTAAAAACGGAGGACGTAAAAAGTGAGCTTAAGCTTTTTGGAAAAGTAGAAGCTGACAACAATAAAATGGCGCACGTTTACCCCATCACCGGAGGAATTGTAGCCCGGATTAATGTGGAATTAGGCGACCATGTAAACGAAGGGCAGCTACTGGCTATAGTAAGAAGTAGTGAGGTAGCAGATTTTCAACGTCAGCTATTGGACGCACGTTCGGATGTGGCACTCAGTGAAAAAAACCTACAGGTGGCCAGAGACCTTTTTGCCGGAAAATTAAATTCAGAAAAAGACGTATTAGCTTCTGAAAAAGAATTAGAAAAAGCAAAAGCAGAGTTTAACCGGATCACCGAAGTATATTCTATCTACCACTTGAAAGAAGGTTCAGAGTACCGTATGACGGCTCCCATAAGTGGATTTATTATCCGAAAAGACATTACCCAGAACGAAGAATTGAGAAGCGATCGTGCCGAAGAAGTTTTTACAATAGCACAAATTAGTGAAGTGTGGATTTTAGCGAATGTAAATGAATCTAATATTTCAAAAGTAGAAGTAGGTTACGAGGCCGACGTTCAGACTTTAAGTTATCCCGACAAAATATTCAAAGGAAAAGTAGATAAGATCTTTAACGTTATTGATCCGACAACTAAAGCGATGAAAATTCTCATCAAAATAAATAATCCCGATCTTTTATTAAAACCAGAAATGAATGCGACGGTAAACCTCCGTTTCTCTGAAAAGAAACAACTTATTGCAGTGCCTTCGAGTGCAGTTTTATTCGACAAAAATAAATATTGGGTAATGGTTTTTAAATCAAAAACTCACATTGAAACCAGGCAGGTAGAAGTCTATCACCAGTTAGGAAACATAACTTATATCACTTCCGGACTTAACGCATATGACAATGTTATCTCCAAAAACGGCTTGCTAATTTACGATGCGTTGAACGATTAACTTATAACGCCATGAACAAATTCATCAAAAACATTATCACGTTTTCGCTTAAGAATAAATTCTTTACCTTCTTTTGGGTAGGAATTCTAATCATAGCGGGTTGGATCAGCTACATCACTATTCCTATTGAAGCTTTTCCCGATGTAACCAACACCCAGATTATTATTGTAACTGAATGGAACGGTAGAAGTGCTGAAGAGGTCGAACGTTTTGTTACCACCCCTATTGAGATCGCCATGAACTCCGTGCAGAAAAAAACAAACGTGCGCAGTATTACCATGTTCGGTCTTTCTGTTATCAAAATTATTTTCGAAGATGATGTGGAAGACTTCTTTGCAAGGCAGCAGGTTAACAATCAATTAAGAAATATTGCCTTACCCGAAGAAGTAGATCCCGATGTTCAACCTCCTTATGGCCCCACCGGTGAAGTTTACCGTTACGTATTGACGGGGAAAAACCGCGATACCCGCGATTTGCTTACCCTGCAGAATTGGGTCATAGATCGTCAATTACGCGCAGTATCTGGCATTGCGGATGTGGTAGCCTTCGGAGGACAAGATAAAATTTACGAAATTTCTGTTGATCCCGTTAAACTTCAAAAATACGACCTCTCCCCTACCCAGGTTTATGAAGCCATCACAAAAGCCAACCTGAATGTAGGTGGCGATGTTATTGAAAAAAACGGACAAGCTTATGTGGTGCGCGGATTGGGTCTATTAAACAGTACAGAAGATATCGAAAACACCATTGTAGATGAATTTAACGGAAACCCTATCCTGGTAAAAAATATTGCCGCAGTGAATGAAGCCAGTGCGCCACGCGTGGGGCAGGCAGGATTAAATGACAACGATGATGTTGTAGAAGGTATTGTAGTAATGCGCAAAGGAGAAAATCCCAGCGAAGTATTGGGTAGACTAAAATCGAAAATCGAAGAACTCAATACAAGCGTACTTCCATCAGATGTAAAAATGGAAGTATTTTATGACCGCGACAATCTGATGACCTTCTGCACAAAAACGGTGATGCACAATTTGCTGGAAGGAATTGTATTTGTAACGCTGATTGTATTGATTTTTATGGCCGACTGGCGTACTACACTGATCGTATCCATCATCATTCCCCTTGCACTTTTATTTGCTTTTTTATGTTTGAAATTAAAAGGCATGAGTGCCAATTTATTATCCCTGGGGGCAGTTGATTTTGGAATCATTATTGATGGAGCCGTTGTAATGGTAGAGGGTTTGTTTGTAATGCTGAACCACCTCGCAGAAAAGCGTGGCATGGAAAACTACAACAAGCTCTCTAAACTTGGAGTGATTAAACAAACAGCAACCGGACTCGGCAAAGCCGTTTTCTTTTCCAAACTTATTATTATTTCTGCGCTGCTCCCAATTTTTGCTTTTCAAAAAGTAGAAGGTAAAATGTTCTCTCCTTTAGCTTATACTTTAGGATTTGCTTTACTA is a genomic window of Sphingobacteriaceae bacterium containing:
- a CDS encoding efflux transporter periplasmic adaptor subunit — its product is MNFKLYLAVICLATLSFTACKDKAKEEVSQTFVLSDTMLKRCEFTKVKTEDVKSELKLFGKVEADNNKMAHVYPITGGIVARINVELGDHVNEGQLLAIVRSSEVADFQRQLLDARSDVALSEKNLQVARDLFAGKLNSEKDVLASEKELEKAKAEFNRITEVYSIYHLKEGSEYRMTAPISGFIIRKDITQNEELRSDRAEEVFTIAQISEVWILANVNESNISKVEVGYEADVQTLSYPDKIFKGKVDKIFNVIDPTTKAMKILIKINNPDLLLKPEMNATVNLRFSEKKQLIAVPSSAVLFDKNKYWVMVFKSKTHIETRQVEVYHQLGNITYITSGLNAYDNVISKNGLLIYDALND